A single window of Candidatus Microthrix subdominans DNA harbors:
- a CDS encoding lamin tail domain-containing protein, which yields MAIDTAACCATNTGHSTIDLTGWGLKDESASHRYGFPDRFELPAGAAVRVASGCGTDRADHLHWCMSNSAVWNNSGDTAFLLDPNGNIFDTYRYDATGSRR from the coding sequence ATCGCGATCGATACGGCCGCCTGCTGCGCTACCAACACGGGCCACTCGACCATCGACCTGACCGGATGGGGTCTCAAGGACGAGTCCGCGTCGCACCGCTACGGGTTCCCCGACCGCTTCGAACTGCCGGCGGGGGCCGCCGTGCGCGTGGCCAGCGGATGTGGCACCGACCGGGCGGACCACCTGCACTGGTGCATGTCCAACTCGGCGGTGTGGAACAACTCCGGAGACACAGCCTTCCTCCTCGACCCAAACGGCAACATCTTCGACACGTATCGCTACGACGCCACCGGGAGCCGCCGCTGA
- a CDS encoding crotonase/enoyl-CoA hydratase family protein has protein sequence MPAVLTERIGHVLVVTLNRPDRMNAINGEVLVRFYDAMVEADTDDDIRVAIITGAGDNFCAGADLKEMAGGHQGEDLSGVDVQGRLAADPDLPWKALLRTWRPNVPLITAAEGQAIAGGTELTGATEIRVAGESARFGISEVRWSLYAMGGSVVRIPRQIPYTVAAELLLTGDHIDAQRALQLGLVGHVVPDGQALAKALEIAERIAANGPLAVKAILRTLRETNGMVESDALDHEFTYGWDVFASEDAKEGPRAFKEKRTPRFHGR, from the coding sequence ATGCCTGCAGTCTTAACCGAACGGATCGGCCATGTTTTGGTCGTGACGCTCAACCGTCCCGACCGGATGAACGCCATCAACGGCGAGGTGCTGGTGCGGTTCTACGACGCCATGGTGGAGGCGGACACCGACGACGACATCCGGGTGGCGATCATCACCGGGGCCGGCGACAACTTCTGTGCGGGCGCCGACCTGAAAGAGATGGCCGGAGGTCACCAGGGCGAGGATCTCAGCGGCGTCGACGTTCAGGGTCGCTTGGCCGCCGACCCGGATCTGCCGTGGAAGGCATTGCTGCGCACCTGGCGTCCAAACGTGCCCCTGATCACCGCCGCCGAGGGTCAGGCGATCGCCGGCGGGACCGAGTTGACCGGCGCCACAGAGATTCGCGTAGCCGGCGAATCAGCCCGGTTCGGCATCTCCGAAGTGCGCTGGTCCCTTTATGCGATGGGCGGGTCGGTCGTTCGGATCCCCCGCCAGATCCCCTATACGGTCGCAGCCGAACTGCTGTTGACCGGCGATCACATCGATGCACAAAGGGCGCTGCAGTTGGGCCTGGTCGGACACGTCGTCCCCGATGGCCAGGCACTCGCCAAGGCGCTGGAGATCGCCGAGCGCATCGCCGCCAACGGCCCCCTCGCCGTCAAGGCCATCCTGCGGACCTTGCGAGAGACCAACGGCATGGTCGAGTCCGATGCCCTCGATCACGAGTTCACCTACGGCTGGGATGTCTTCGCGTCCGAGGACGCCAAGGAGGGCCCTCGTGCCTTCAAGGAGAAGCGAACCCCCAGGTTCCACGGGCGGTAG
- a CDS encoding 3'-5' exonuclease, producing MLGNAVVAGWSRRRTISNRPDTPATEPAPGEAAEPKQSRAAGTAAAIAAAALAAAALAIIWLRRPAGRRRRPILFAVVDTETTGLDHTLDRVIELAVVHADGLGALTDTFTWRTRPEDGRHGAEHIHHISEADLATAPPFSAVADEVSNALRGRTLVAHNAPFDTRFLSREYRRAGRPIPAPLLRPLCTLELASRLGMAPLRLSEVARALGSPQPGTAHRAADDAVATAQLLAPLLNRAGIAQASELPLVDGSAPRFASLRSSRPAGRRSAI from the coding sequence ATGCTGGGCAACGCCGTAGTCGCTGGCTGGTCCCGCCGACGAACAATCTCAAACCGCCCCGACACTCCAGCCACCGAGCCCGCACCAGGCGAAGCGGCAGAGCCAAAGCAAAGCAGAGCGGCGGGGACGGCAGCGGCCATCGCAGCAGCCGCCCTCGCAGCAGCCGCCCTCGCGATCATCTGGCTGCGACGCCCGGCCGGCCGCCGGCGGCGCCCCATCCTCTTCGCCGTCGTCGACACCGAGACCACCGGGCTCGACCACACCCTCGATCGGGTGATCGAGTTGGCGGTTGTCCATGCCGATGGACTCGGCGCCCTGACCGACACCTTCACCTGGCGCACCCGACCCGAGGACGGCCGACACGGGGCCGAGCACATCCACCACATCAGCGAGGCCGACCTGGCCACCGCTCCGCCGTTCTCCGCAGTCGCCGACGAGGTCAGCAACGCGCTGCGCGGCCGGACGCTGGTGGCGCACAACGCACCCTTCGACACCCGCTTTCTGTCTCGCGAGTACCGGCGGGCCGGGCGGCCCATCCCCGCCCCGCTCCTGCGACCGCTGTGCACGCTGGAGTTGGCATCCCGCTTGGGCATGGCCCCCCTTCGTCTGTCCGAGGTGGCGCGGGCCCTGGGTTCGCCTCAACCCGGCACGGCGCATCGGGCCGCCGACGACGCCGTGGCCACCGCCCAGTTGCTCGCTCCTCTGCTCAACCGGGCCGGCATCGCCCAAGCCAGCGAGCTACCGCTCGTGGACGGCAGCGCGCCGCGCTTCGCCTCGCTCCGCAGCTCGCGCCCGGCCGGTCGACGCTCCGCAATCTGA
- a CDS encoding acyl-CoA dehydrogenase family protein yields MDLEFTTEEREFQDQARTWLREHLPTEARPPMGQPMRDFDLAWQRTLYEGGWAGINWPSSYGGRGLSDIEQMIWYSEFARADPPFTLNNSCTFVGNNHGGPTIMASGSDEQKAEHLPPILRGEVVWCQGFSEPNSGSDLASLSTKGVVDGDELVVTGQKIWTSYADVADYQELLVRTDPTAPKHKGISWVICDMSTPGIEVRPIDTMAHHTDFAEVFYDEVRIPLTNVVGELNDGWRVAMSTLSFERGTAFMADQIELAATVEELIVEARNRCDARGRARIDDDEIARRLATARAEVAALRSMTVAGISRTRRSGMPGPEGSLIRAFHGELHQRVYQLGMEIIGTDALGLTPIDGDGNWTGPYLQSFAYTIGGGTTDIQRNIVGERVLGLPRPPR; encoded by the coding sequence ATGGATCTGGAGTTCACGACCGAGGAGCGAGAGTTCCAGGACCAGGCTCGCACCTGGTTGCGCGAGCACCTCCCGACCGAAGCGCGCCCACCGATGGGGCAGCCGATGCGCGACTTCGATCTCGCCTGGCAGCGCACGCTCTACGAGGGAGGATGGGCCGGCATCAACTGGCCAAGCTCCTACGGTGGCCGGGGTCTCTCCGACATCGAGCAGATGATCTGGTACTCGGAGTTCGCCCGGGCCGATCCCCCGTTCACGCTCAACAACAGCTGCACCTTCGTCGGCAACAACCACGGCGGCCCGACGATCATGGCGTCGGGCTCCGACGAGCAGAAGGCCGAGCACCTGCCCCCGATCCTGCGCGGCGAGGTGGTGTGGTGCCAGGGTTTCTCCGAGCCAAACTCCGGTTCCGACCTGGCCAGCCTCTCGACCAAAGGCGTCGTCGATGGCGACGAGCTGGTCGTGACCGGCCAGAAGATCTGGACGAGCTACGCCGACGTGGCCGACTACCAGGAACTGCTGGTGCGCACCGACCCGACCGCCCCCAAGCACAAGGGCATCTCGTGGGTGATCTGCGACATGTCCACGCCCGGCATCGAGGTACGCCCGATCGACACGATGGCGCACCACACCGACTTCGCCGAGGTGTTTTACGACGAGGTCCGCATCCCGCTGACCAACGTGGTCGGTGAACTCAACGATGGCTGGCGGGTAGCGATGAGCACGCTGAGCTTCGAGCGGGGCACCGCCTTCATGGCCGACCAGATCGAGCTGGCCGCCACCGTCGAGGAGCTGATCGTTGAAGCCCGCAACCGCTGCGACGCACGCGGCCGGGCCCGCATCGACGATGACGAGATCGCTCGTCGTCTGGCCACCGCTCGGGCCGAGGTTGCTGCCCTGCGATCGATGACGGTCGCTGGCATCAGCCGCACCCGGCGATCCGGCATGCCGGGGCCGGAGGGTTCGCTGATTCGAGCGTTCCACGGCGAGCTCCACCAGCGGGTGTACCAGCTGGGTATGGAGATCATCGGAACCGACGCGCTGGGCCTCACCCCGATCGACGGCGACGGCAACTGGACGGGCCCATATCTGCAGAGCTTCGCCTACACGATCGGCGGTGGCACCACCGATATCCAGCGCAACATCGTTGGCGAGCGGGTGCTCGGCCTGCCCAGACCACCCCGCTGA
- a CDS encoding asparaginase: MSSVTVVMELTWCRGVYPDSANRMVVAVTRPDGSVLPDPRCDPDRRAFVRSAAKPAQAVGPVLDGTLERFGLDERHLAVACGSHNGSEVHTSLVVEILDAASVPHDALTPGDDGQGGPLQHQCSGNHALVLAWCAANGWPVDGYLQSDHPAQATMDRWVTWWLGVEPERAPDGCGMVAYRVALADSARAFGRLARAAAETVDDVRATFVLPSEHTTTRSDRAEPSSSTGRGGAHRSSVVGDEAEALVALGRCGAAMAAHPELVRWPGQLDTELMLAAGDEGLVAKCGAEGFWACGTAGGWGLALRVLDGAVRAWPPAGMWAVRTLLADVLDSDLATPALDAIADPPVLDGKGATVGGLAVTDAQR; the protein is encoded by the coding sequence ATGAGTAGCGTCACGGTGGTGATGGAACTGACGTGGTGCCGTGGGGTGTACCCCGATTCAGCCAACCGGATGGTCGTGGCGGTTACCCGGCCGGACGGTTCGGTGCTGCCGGACCCACGCTGCGATCCCGATCGTCGGGCGTTCGTGCGTTCGGCGGCCAAGCCCGCCCAGGCGGTGGGGCCGGTGCTCGACGGCACGCTCGAACGCTTCGGCCTCGACGAACGTCATTTGGCCGTCGCCTGCGGTTCGCACAACGGCAGCGAGGTGCACACCTCCTTGGTCGTCGAGATCCTCGATGCCGCATCGGTACCCCACGATGCCCTGACCCCGGGCGACGACGGCCAGGGCGGGCCCTTACAACACCAGTGCTCCGGCAACCATGCCCTGGTGCTGGCCTGGTGCGCCGCAAACGGTTGGCCGGTCGACGGCTACCTCCAGTCCGACCATCCGGCGCAGGCGACGATGGACCGATGGGTGACCTGGTGGCTGGGGGTTGAGCCTGAGCGAGCGCCCGACGGGTGCGGCATGGTGGCCTACCGGGTCGCGCTCGCTGATTCTGCCCGTGCCTTCGGACGTTTGGCTCGTGCCGCCGCGGAAACCGTCGACGACGTGCGGGCGACGTTTGTGCTGCCTTCTGAACACACGACCACTCGGTCGGATAGGGCGGAGCCTTCCAGCAGCACCGGTCGGGGGGGAGCTCACCGCTCTTCTGTAGTGGGCGACGAGGCCGAAGCGTTGGTGGCCCTGGGGCGCTGCGGAGCGGCGATGGCGGCGCACCCTGAGTTGGTGCGCTGGCCAGGACAGCTGGATACCGAACTGATGTTGGCCGCTGGTGACGAAGGCCTCGTTGCCAAATGCGGCGCCGAGGGTTTCTGGGCCTGCGGCACCGCTGGCGGTTGGGGCCTGGCGCTGCGGGTCCTCGATGGCGCTGTCCGGGCCTGGCCTCCGGCCGGCATGTGGGCGGTTCGAACTCTCTTAGCCGACGTTCTGGATTCGGACCTGGCCACGCCGGCCCTCGATGCGATCGCCGATCCACCAGTGCTCGACGGCAAGGGCGCAACCGTCGGTGGCCTGGCGGTCACCGACGCCCAGAGGTGA
- a CDS encoding acyl-CoA dehydrogenase family protein, with translation MDFDDTPEEAAVRSEARRFLDAHATRRADHDSSHLGNHRPASIAADREHRARAAAWQRTKLDGGWGAPSWPIEHGGRGLSPHLAALFAEEEAHYDVSARYFQVGLAMVGPTLMAHGSPEQLERFVSPLLRGEEMWCQLFSEPGAGSDLAGLATRAVADGDEYIVSGQKVWTTSAHLAEFGILLARTDPDVPKHRGISAFLVDMSSPGIEVRPLRQIDGAVHFNEVFFDEVRVPAGALLGGFNAGWGVALTMLNFERSAIGGGGMIEWPQIMNLARERGAGPLDRQDLARLWTRLELLRFLGYRVRTAITRGDPLGPESSVMKLAVSAFYEDVGNVLMGLQGPNGTLWSDSDPNRGVYTGVFLSQWAPRIGGGTDQVQRNIIGDRVLELPAEPRPDKTELFKNLPRS, from the coding sequence GTGGATTTCGACGATACACCGGAAGAAGCAGCCGTCCGGTCGGAGGCTCGCCGCTTTCTGGACGCTCATGCCACGAGGCGAGCCGACCACGACAGCTCCCATCTGGGTAACCATCGTCCGGCCAGCATCGCCGCCGATCGCGAGCATCGGGCCCGGGCCGCCGCGTGGCAGCGCACCAAGCTGGACGGCGGTTGGGGAGCACCGTCGTGGCCCATCGAGCATGGGGGTCGGGGCCTGAGCCCGCATCTGGCCGCTCTCTTCGCCGAGGAGGAGGCCCACTACGACGTCTCGGCACGCTACTTCCAGGTTGGGCTCGCCATGGTCGGCCCGACGTTGATGGCCCACGGCTCACCCGAGCAGCTGGAGCGCTTCGTCAGCCCCCTGTTGCGGGGCGAAGAGATGTGGTGCCAGTTGTTCTCGGAGCCAGGAGCGGGGTCTGACCTCGCCGGGTTGGCGACTCGGGCCGTCGCCGACGGGGATGAGTACATCGTCTCCGGACAGAAGGTGTGGACCACCAGCGCGCACCTGGCCGAGTTCGGAATTCTGCTGGCCCGCACCGATCCGGACGTCCCCAAGCATCGTGGCATCTCCGCCTTCCTCGTCGACATGTCCTCGCCAGGCATCGAGGTGCGACCACTCCGCCAGATCGATGGAGCGGTGCATTTCAACGAGGTGTTTTTCGACGAGGTGCGGGTGCCGGCTGGGGCCCTCCTCGGAGGGTTCAATGCCGGGTGGGGGGTCGCGCTCACCATGTTGAACTTCGAACGGTCGGCGATCGGTGGGGGCGGCATGATCGAGTGGCCTCAAATCATGAATCTTGCGCGTGAACGTGGCGCCGGTCCGCTCGATCGCCAGGATCTGGCTCGGCTGTGGACCCGGCTCGAGCTGCTTCGCTTCCTCGGCTACCGGGTGCGCACGGCGATCACTCGGGGCGATCCGCTCGGGCCGGAGAGTTCGGTGATGAAGCTCGCCGTCTCTGCGTTTTACGAGGACGTCGGTAACGTGCTGATGGGTCTGCAGGGGCCCAACGGCACGTTGTGGTCCGACAGTGATCCCAACCGAGGCGTGTACACCGGCGTCTTTTTGTCGCAGTGGGCCCCACGGATTGGCGGCGGTACCGATCAGGTGCAGCGCAACATCATCGGCGACCGGGTGCTTGAGCTACCTGCCGAGCCCCGACCCGACAAGACCGAGCTGTTCAAGAACCTGCCCCGCAGCTGA
- a CDS encoding LLM class F420-dependent oxidoreductase, which translates to MDLGLMWGYWGQLPPPNLVELTQEAERLGFASVWTSESWGSDAFSPLAYLAAVTEKIQLGTAVAQLAARTPTATAMHALTIDHLSNGRFNLGLGVSGPQVVEGWYGQPSNKPLARTREYVEIIRRVIAREEKVDFQGEHYQHPYTGPGSVGLGKALKPITHPLRRRIPIFIGAEGPKNVTQTAEIADGWFPLYYSPWRQDVYADQLAGAAVDFQVSVICPFVVTGPSEAEIADGLAGIQMMLAFYIGGMGAEGQNYHTKLAARMGLGDAALEIQRLFLAGDQAGAIDTVPASFADEIALVGPPERIRERLTVWRDSPVTTLMIHASDVDGLRTAAELVLGG; encoded by the coding sequence CTGGACCTGGGATTGATGTGGGGCTACTGGGGCCAGCTGCCGCCACCCAATCTGGTGGAGCTGACCCAGGAGGCGGAGCGACTCGGCTTCGCGTCCGTGTGGACCTCCGAATCGTGGGGCTCAGATGCCTTCAGCCCCCTCGCCTATCTGGCAGCGGTCACCGAGAAGATCCAGCTGGGTACCGCCGTCGCCCAGCTGGCCGCCCGCACCCCTACCGCCACCGCCATGCACGCGTTGACGATCGACCACCTGTCCAACGGTCGTTTCAACCTCGGCCTCGGCGTCTCGGGCCCCCAGGTCGTCGAGGGCTGGTACGGCCAGCCGTCGAACAAGCCGCTCGCCCGCACCAGGGAGTACGTCGAGATCATCCGGCGCGTGATCGCCCGGGAGGAGAAGGTCGACTTTCAGGGGGAGCACTATCAGCATCCCTACACCGGACCCGGCTCGGTCGGGTTGGGCAAGGCCCTCAAGCCGATCACCCACCCGCTGCGCCGACGGATCCCGATCTTCATCGGCGCCGAGGGTCCGAAGAACGTCACACAAACCGCAGAGATCGCCGACGGTTGGTTTCCGCTGTACTACTCGCCGTGGCGCCAGGACGTGTACGCCGATCAGTTGGCCGGGGCCGCCGTCGACTTCCAGGTATCGGTGATCTGCCCGTTCGTCGTCACCGGGCCGAGCGAGGCCGAGATCGCCGATGGCCTGGCCGGCATCCAAATGATGCTCGCCTTCTACATCGGTGGCATGGGTGCAGAGGGGCAGAACTACCACACCAAACTGGCGGCCCGAATGGGCCTGGGCGATGCCGCCCTGGAGATCCAGCGGTTGTTTCTCGCCGGCGATCAGGCCGGAGCGATCGACACTGTTCCCGCCTCGTTCGCCGACGAGATCGCCTTGGTCGGTCCGCCGGAGCGCATCCGGGAGCGGCTGACGGTCTGGCGGGATTCGCCGGTGACCACGCTGATGATCCACGCGTCCGACGTCGACGGGCTCCGCACCGCCGCCGAGTTGGTGCTGGGCGGCTAG
- a CDS encoding class I SAM-dependent methyltransferase — MTPRIDESTSGANEPRLQPGPPVLDDEGEGRLLEVLNDAQRLGFLGRGPVERHVSHGLGFAAAWAEVDPTMAMGADRSPRRIADVGSGGGVPGLVLAMASEAHLVLVDNKTRRTDWLSEAAYRLGVDDRVSVVARPAEEAGQDPEWRGSCDVVVARSFAGPAPTAECAAGLVRRGGLVVVSEPPEAGDRWAGLVSAQLGYQAVRLVDRPEGHYAVLIAGGAPLEARFPRTWAAQKKRPMFT; from the coding sequence ATGACCCCTCGGATCGACGAGTCGACGAGTGGTGCCAACGAGCCACGGTTGCAACCGGGTCCGCCCGTGCTCGATGACGAGGGGGAGGGACGCCTGCTCGAGGTGCTCAACGACGCTCAGCGGCTCGGGTTTCTGGGGCGGGGGCCGGTGGAGCGCCACGTCTCCCATGGTCTGGGGTTCGCCGCAGCCTGGGCTGAGGTCGACCCGACGATGGCAATGGGAGCCGACCGCAGCCCGAGGCGGATCGCCGATGTGGGCTCTGGCGGGGGAGTGCCGGGCCTGGTGCTGGCGATGGCGAGCGAGGCCCACCTGGTGCTGGTGGACAACAAGACTCGTCGGACCGATTGGTTGAGCGAAGCGGCCTACCGCCTCGGGGTGGACGACCGGGTAAGCGTGGTGGCCCGGCCCGCCGAGGAGGCTGGTCAGGACCCCGAGTGGCGGGGAAGCTGCGACGTCGTGGTGGCGCGCAGCTTTGCTGGGCCGGCGCCCACCGCCGAGTGCGCCGCCGGGCTGGTGCGCCGCGGCGGGCTGGTGGTGGTCAGCGAGCCGCCCGAGGCCGGCGACCGCTGGGCCGGGCTGGTCTCGGCCCAGCTCGGTTACCAGGCCGTCCGCCTCGTCGATCGACCGGAGGGTCACTACGCCGTGTTGATCGCAGGCGGGGCACCGTTGGAAGCGCGCTTTCCGCGAACCTGGGCTGCCCAGAAGAAGCGGCCGATGTTCACCTGA
- a CDS encoding DNA topoisomerase IV subunit A, protein MSDQGELFTEPPTFAARVLDVPVAEEMSESFLAYSLSVITSRAIPDVRDGLKPVQRRILYAMEDMGLRPDRPHRKCAGVVGETMGKYHPHGDGAIYDALTRMGQDFSRVVTLIDPHGNFGSLDDPPAAYRYTECRLTPAAQEMLAELDEDTVEFRPTFDGQRDEPVVLPGRLPNLLVNGTSGIAVGMATNMASHNLREVADLVELVMTKRRPQPTIEEIMAVLPGPDFPSGGIVVDDGLAEAYATGRGTFRIRATAEITKVTKNRQGIVVTELPYQVGPERVLTRTQDLIRDGKISGISDVKNLSDRTSGLRLVFECKAGVNPKAVLTELYRQTPLEESFGINNVVLVNGVPTTMGVARLAQHYIDHRLEVIFRRTEHRLARAQSKLHLLEGRMIALDAIDLVVSIIRSSHDTPEARERLMAELSLSEIQATDILEMPLRRLTALARLELEGEIAELREAIADFELILSSEQRRRTLVLKELRELVDAFGRDRRTRIVSPEALSDVTAVEAAASDEPATDEPCVVALSSSGVVGVEPVGGPKAASFGRHDVLIDRVTASTQATVWGITSGGRAVSASVAEIDAVAGRSRGSSVGDAFGLERGEVLLRLVAPARGDHLGGASAPLLLVSARGQAKRITIEELVGTRPGQPAMKLKDGDSLVDAFEADDDTDVVIVASDAQALRTSAANIAIQGRTAGGVAGMKLTSGATVVGAGPVVPGAVVISVTDAQTAKATDVAALPAKGRATGGVRLTKFRGEKRLDWAWVGPENGRLVVVGQEENPSRPDTSPEPLTLEITGRDLISHATTRRWLGIGTGRW, encoded by the coding sequence GTGTCCGATCAGGGCGAACTGTTCACCGAGCCCCCGACGTTCGCAGCGCGCGTTCTCGACGTACCCGTCGCCGAGGAGATGTCGGAGTCGTTCCTGGCCTACTCACTGTCGGTGATCACCTCTCGGGCCATCCCCGACGTGCGGGACGGCCTCAAGCCGGTTCAGCGCCGCATCCTCTACGCGATGGAGGACATGGGGCTGCGCCCCGACCGGCCGCACCGCAAGTGCGCCGGCGTGGTCGGCGAAACGATGGGCAAGTACCACCCCCACGGCGACGGAGCGATCTACGACGCTCTCACCCGCATGGGACAAGACTTCTCCCGGGTCGTCACCCTGATCGACCCGCACGGCAACTTCGGCAGCCTCGACGACCCGCCGGCCGCCTACCGCTACACCGAGTGTCGGCTGACGCCAGCTGCGCAGGAGATGCTGGCCGAGCTCGACGAGGACACCGTCGAGTTTCGGCCCACCTTTGACGGTCAGCGCGACGAGCCGGTGGTGCTCCCCGGCCGCCTACCCAACCTGTTGGTCAACGGCACCAGCGGGATTGCGGTCGGCATGGCGACCAATATGGCCAGCCACAACCTGCGCGAGGTTGCCGATCTGGTCGAGCTGGTGATGACCAAGCGCCGACCCCAGCCGACGATCGAGGAGATCATGGCGGTGCTCCCAGGGCCCGACTTCCCCTCGGGGGGCATCGTCGTCGACGACGGTTTGGCCGAGGCCTATGCCACCGGGCGAGGTACGTTCCGCATCCGGGCCACCGCCGAGATCACCAAGGTGACCAAGAACCGCCAAGGCATCGTGGTCACCGAGCTGCCCTACCAGGTGGGACCCGAACGGGTGCTGACCCGCACCCAGGACCTCATCCGGGACGGCAAGATCAGCGGCATCTCCGACGTGAAGAACCTGTCGGACCGCACGTCGGGCCTGCGGCTGGTCTTCGAGTGCAAGGCCGGGGTCAATCCGAAGGCGGTGCTCACCGAGCTGTACCGCCAGACCCCGCTGGAGGAGAGCTTCGGCATCAACAACGTGGTGCTGGTCAACGGCGTCCCCACCACGATGGGCGTCGCCCGCCTGGCCCAGCACTACATCGACCACCGCCTCGAAGTGATCTTTCGACGCACCGAGCACCGCTTGGCCCGGGCCCAGTCCAAGCTGCACCTGCTCGAAGGGCGCATGATCGCCCTCGATGCGATCGACCTGGTCGTGTCGATCATCCGGTCCTCCCACGACACCCCCGAGGCGCGGGAGCGCCTGATGGCCGAGCTGTCGCTGTCGGAGATCCAGGCCACCGACATCCTTGAGATGCCGCTTCGCCGGCTGACCGCGCTGGCCCGCCTGGAGCTGGAGGGTGAGATCGCCGAGCTGCGAGAGGCGATCGCCGACTTCGAGCTGATTCTGAGTTCCGAGCAACGCCGCCGCACCCTGGTGCTCAAGGAGCTGCGCGAGCTGGTCGACGCCTTCGGGCGGGATCGACGTACCCGCATCGTGTCACCCGAGGCGCTCAGCGACGTCACCGCCGTCGAGGCGGCCGCTTCCGACGAGCCCGCCACCGATGAACCCTGTGTTGTCGCATTGTCCAGTTCCGGCGTGGTGGGAGTAGAGCCGGTCGGCGGACCCAAGGCGGCGTCATTCGGCCGCCACGACGTGCTGATCGATCGGGTCACCGCGTCCACCCAGGCGACGGTGTGGGGGATCACGTCGGGCGGCCGAGCCGTTTCGGCCAGCGTCGCCGAGATCGATGCGGTCGCCGGAAGGTCACGGGGTAGCTCGGTCGGCGACGCCTTCGGCCTGGAGCGCGGGGAGGTGCTGTTGCGGCTCGTCGCTCCCGCTCGAGGGGACCATCTCGGCGGGGCCTCGGCACCCCTGCTGCTGGTGAGCGCCCGTGGCCAAGCCAAGCGGATCACCATCGAGGAGCTGGTCGGGACCCGCCCGGGACAGCCGGCGATGAAGCTCAAGGACGGCGACTCCCTGGTGGACGCCTTCGAGGCCGACGACGATACCGACGTCGTCATCGTGGCCTCCGATGCGCAGGCGCTGCGCACCTCGGCTGCCAACATTGCGATTCAGGGCCGGACCGCCGGCGGGGTGGCCGGCATGAAGCTGACCTCCGGGGCGACCGTGGTCGGTGCAGGTCCGGTCGTGCCAGGAGCGGTGGTGATCAGCGTGACCGACGCCCAAACCGCCAAGGCCACCGACGTCGCCGCACTCCCGGCCAAGGGCCGGGCCACCGGCGGGGTGCGCCTCACCAAGTTCCGCGGCGAGAAGCGCCTGGATTGGGCCTGGGTGGGCCCCGAGAACGGACGCCTGGTCGTCGTCGGCCAGGAAGAGAACCCCTCCCGTCCGGACACAAGCCCCGAACCGCTCACGCTGGAGATCACCGGACGCGACCTGATCAGCCATGCGACCACCCGACGCTGGTTGGGAATCGGCACAGGCCGCTGGTAG
- a CDS encoding acyl-CoA/acyl-ACP dehydrogenase, with protein sequence MDLLPTDEQAEIASTVHNALEAAFPLNDRDRFDVIGAQETLLSGERPGGGDPLIDDARWAGFGELGWFSLGLAEADGGVGYGLAEEVLLAEELGRQVAPGPFVAQIVASRLAAAAQLDAAADLAAGTLRAAWGEPVVSAEGSPAVIGDRTTADLLVQHAEGAAWIVVVSGDEAVLISSEDVEVLADVAPLDPSTPLRRVRANAVIPGASDPSGATARWATTLVSAQMAGLAEATCAMSVEYAKEREQFGQPIGSFQAVKHRCADMAARAEAAITQTRWAALTVDAGGPDGAFEVEAARVMATRAALTNAEVNVQNHGGIGFTWEHPAHRYVTRARLLELTGGSLADHQAKLLTAPTPAG encoded by the coding sequence GTGGACCTGCTTCCCACCGATGAACAAGCCGAGATCGCCTCGACCGTGCACAACGCGCTCGAGGCCGCCTTTCCGCTCAACGACCGCGACCGTTTCGATGTGATCGGAGCGCAGGAGACGTTGTTGTCCGGCGAGCGACCCGGTGGGGGCGATCCGCTCATCGACGACGCCCGCTGGGCCGGTTTCGGGGAACTGGGCTGGTTCAGCCTCGGGCTCGCCGAGGCCGACGGAGGCGTGGGTTACGGGCTGGCTGAGGAGGTGCTGTTGGCGGAGGAACTCGGTCGCCAGGTGGCGCCCGGCCCCTTCGTCGCCCAGATCGTTGCCTCCCGTCTGGCCGCCGCAGCGCAGCTCGATGCCGCAGCCGATCTGGCGGCTGGCACCCTCCGGGCGGCATGGGGCGAACCGGTGGTGTCCGCCGAGGGTTCACCCGCCGTCATCGGCGACCGAACGACCGCCGACCTGTTGGTCCAGCACGCCGAAGGCGCTGCTTGGATCGTGGTGGTCTCGGGCGACGAGGCCGTCCTCATTTCGAGTGAAGACGTCGAGGTTCTCGCCGACGTCGCCCCGCTCGATCCGTCGACCCCGCTGCGACGGGTTCGAGCCAACGCAGTCATCCCAGGTGCGAGCGACCCGTCGGGAGCCACCGCCCGTTGGGCGACCACGTTGGTGTCCGCACAGATGGCCGGCCTGGCCGAGGCCACCTGTGCGATGTCGGTTGAATACGCCAAGGAACGCGAGCAGTTTGGACAGCCGATCGGCTCGTTCCAGGCGGTGAAGCACCGCTGTGCCGACATGGCGGCCCGAGCCGAGGCCGCCATCACCCAAACCCGATGGGCCGCACTCACCGTCGACGCTGGCGGACCCGACGGCGCATTCGAGGTGGAAGCCGCTCGCGTGATGGCTACACGTGCCGCTCTCACCAACGCCGAAGTGAACGTGCAGAACCACGGGGGGATCGGCTTCACCTGGGAGCATCCCGCCCACCGTTACGTCACCCGGGCACGGCTTCTCGAGCTCACCGGCGGTTCGTTGGCCGATCACCAAGCGAAGCTGCTCACCGCCCCCACCCCCGCAGGCTGA